A genomic window from Cytobacillus suaedae includes:
- a CDS encoding pyridoxamine 5'-phosphate oxidase family protein, with amino-acid sequence MANQVELQLIQSLFDIFQRERFVTLSTVDYETGGPNVNAISWVFAPDKKRIYVAIDNRSRIVENILKNSLVVLNVTAIESNFSISGKASIKAEKMEGVPLKLALIEILINEVRDVMFYGSKISVEPEYEKTYDVTAAEKLDKQVMDAMKRYAV; translated from the coding sequence AATCAAGTGGAATTACAATTAATTCAGTCATTGTTTGACATATTTCAACGTGAGCGATTTGTTACCTTATCAACAGTTGATTATGAAACTGGAGGACCCAATGTAAATGCAATATCATGGGTATTTGCCCCAGACAAAAAGAGGATTTACGTTGCAATTGATAATCGGTCAAGGATTGTTGAGAACATACTCAAGAATTCTCTTGTTGTTTTAAATGTAACAGCCATTGAATCAAATTTTTCGATTAGTGGAAAAGCAAGTATTAAAGCAGAGAAAATGGAGGGTGTACCTCTAAAGCTAGCACTTATTGAAATATTGATTAATGAAGTTCGTGATGTGATGTTTTATGGTTCGAAAATCTCAGTAGAACCAGAATATGAAAAAACATACGATGTTACAGCTGCTGAAAAATTGGATAAACAAGTAATGGATGCAATGAAAAGATATGCTGTATAA
- a CDS encoding YhcN/YlaJ family sporulation lipoprotein, with the protein MKRLLTIIIPIAFILAGCGANQNADEGNDNRIHVKNTADDYIDRKTGQEISEHLVELASSIPNVNDATAVVLGNFAVVGIDVNAKLDRSRVESIKYSVAESLQHDPYGANAVVVADADTFERLRQMGQEIQNGRPIVGVLDELAQIVGRIIPDVPSDIIDNDNANPTEQNENQLNPKEEKKLDKEQQDQSKNHMNNRQ; encoded by the coding sequence TTGAAAAGATTACTTACAATTATCATTCCTATTGCCTTCATCCTAGCTGGCTGTGGTGCGAATCAAAATGCAGATGAAGGTAACGATAATAGAATTCATGTAAAAAACACAGCGGATGATTATATTGACAGAAAAACAGGGCAAGAGATCTCAGAGCATTTAGTGGAACTAGCCTCAAGTATACCAAATGTAAATGACGCGACTGCAGTTGTACTTGGTAATTTCGCTGTTGTTGGTATTGATGTGAACGCAAAGTTAGATCGTTCACGTGTAGAGTCTATAAAATATTCGGTGGCTGAAAGTTTACAGCATGACCCTTATGGGGCGAATGCTGTGGTAGTTGCAGATGCTGATACTTTTGAAAGACTAAGACAAATGGGTCAAGAAATCCAAAATGGTCGTCCAATCGTTGGTGTTCTGGATGAGCTAGCTCAAATAGTTGGCAGAATCATACCTGATGTACCAAGTGATATTATCGATAATGATAATGCAAATCCTACAGAACAAAATGAAAACCAACTTAATCCTAAGGAAGAAAAGAAGTTAGATAAAGAACAACAAGATCAATCTAAAAATCATATGAATAATCGACAATAG
- a CDS encoding PhoH family protein, with the protein MSKIYVLDTNVLLQDPHSIFSFEDNEVVIPAVVLEEVDSKKRYMDEIGRNARHVSKLIDRMRETGKLHERIPLENGGVLRIELNHRSFHQLQEIFVEKTNDNRILAVAKNLSLEEQAKENGRSVILVSKDTLVRVKADALGLQAEDFLSDRVVEVDHIYTGELTLYLNTDLLNRFYEKGELNLSELANHPFYPNQFIVMKDALGTSSSAIGIVDHIGKKVKKLVFNHDHIWGIKSRNAQQSMAFELLLRDDIPLVTLIGKAGTGKTLLALAAGLLQTEDLGKFKKLLVARPIVPVGKDLGYLPGEKQEKLRPWMQPIFDNLEYLFNTKKPGELDAILAGMGSIEVEALTYIRGRSIPEQYIIIDEAQNLTKHEVKTILTRVGDRSKIVLMGDPEQIDHPYLDEYNNGLTYVLEKFKDQKIAGHIKLVKGERSGLAQLAADIL; encoded by the coding sequence TTGAGTAAAATATATGTTCTAGATACAAATGTACTATTGCAAGATCCGCATTCAATATTTTCTTTTGAAGACAATGAGGTTGTTATACCAGCTGTTGTCCTTGAAGAGGTTGATTCGAAAAAACGTTATATGGATGAAATTGGGAGAAATGCACGTCATGTATCTAAATTAATCGATCGTATGCGTGAAACAGGGAAATTGCATGAAAGGATTCCATTAGAAAATGGTGGAGTATTAAGGATTGAACTAAACCATCGATCTTTCCATCAACTTCAAGAAATATTTGTAGAAAAAACAAATGATAATCGCATATTAGCAGTAGCAAAAAATTTATCACTAGAAGAGCAAGCGAAGGAAAATGGAAGATCTGTCATATTGGTTAGTAAGGATACTCTTGTAAGGGTTAAAGCGGATGCTTTGGGTTTACAAGCGGAGGACTTTTTAAGTGACCGTGTAGTTGAAGTAGATCATATATACACTGGAGAGTTAACTCTTTATTTAAATACGGATTTGCTTAATCGTTTTTATGAAAAAGGGGAGTTAAATTTATCTGAATTGGCGAACCATCCTTTTTATCCAAATCAGTTTATCGTAATGAAAGATGCGTTAGGTACTTCTTCTTCAGCTATAGGTATTGTTGATCATATTGGAAAAAAAGTTAAAAAACTGGTCTTCAATCATGATCATATATGGGGAATTAAATCAAGAAATGCTCAACAGTCTATGGCCTTTGAACTTCTATTACGTGACGATATTCCACTGGTTACCTTAATCGGAAAAGCTGGTACAGGGAAAACGTTGCTAGCGCTAGCTGCTGGATTATTGCAAACTGAAGACCTAGGGAAATTTAAGAAGTTGTTGGTAGCAAGACCTATCGTTCCCGTTGGGAAGGATCTTGGTTATTTACCAGGCGAGAAACAAGAAAAGTTAAGACCTTGGATGCAGCCAATCTTCGACAACCTAGAGTATTTATTTAATACCAAAAAGCCAGGAGAACTCGATGCTATTTTGGCAGGAATGGGGTCAATTGAAGTAGAGGCTCTAACGTATATTAGAGGTAGAAGTATTCCAGAACAATACATCATTATTGATGAAGCACAAAACCTTACGAAGCATGAGGTAAAAACCATTCTAACAAGGGTTGGAGATAGAAGTAAAATTGTTCTAATGGGAGATCCAGAACAAATTGACCATCCTTACCTCGACGAATATAATAATGGACTTACCTATGTTTTAGAAAAATTTAAAGATCAGAAGATAGCTGGACATATTAAATTAGTAAAGGGAGAAAGATCTGGTCTAGCACAACTTGCAGCAGATATATTATAA
- a CDS encoding peptidyl-prolyl cis-trans isomerase: protein MNSIVMLEGKVDFKITLDPGVWIFDDRKVNLTTYFTSTHTVVDELEEYTKSVSKHWDREIQEGAIYPPTLKTETKYKKEQILKGTFGIPFRNFIKNAGPQEGSSSLHIETKNGEIKVPLEEAYDSILGFSKEGKPLREDGPIHFYFGDGSNQHEPIKDIIKFRIE, encoded by the coding sequence TTGAACTCGATCGTTATGCTTGAAGGCAAGGTAGATTTTAAAATAACTCTTGATCCTGGTGTCTGGATTTTCGACGACCGAAAAGTGAATCTAACCACTTATTTCACTTCAACTCATACAGTGGTAGATGAATTAGAAGAGTATACAAAATCCGTCTCGAAACACTGGGACCGAGAGATACAAGAAGGGGCTATCTATCCGCCTACTTTAAAAACTGAAACAAAATACAAGAAAGAACAAATCCTTAAGGGTACTTTTGGAATCCCCTTTCGAAATTTCATTAAGAATGCAGGACCACAAGAAGGTTCGTCTTCATTACACATTGAAACAAAGAATGGTGAAATTAAAGTTCCATTAGAGGAGGCCTATGACTCTATACTCGGTTTTTCAAAAGAAGGAAAGCCTCTTAGGGAGGACGGACCCATTCACTTCTACTTTGGGGATGGCTCAAATCAGCATGAACCTATTAAGGATATTATTAAATTTAGGATTGAATAA
- a CDS encoding YlaN family protein — MTSEIVINHREKAYALLKADADKILKLIKVQMDNLTMPQCPLYEEVLDTQMFGLSREIDFAVRLGLVEELDGKELLDKLERELSALHESSVRK; from the coding sequence ATGACATCTGAAATCGTTATCAACCATCGCGAAAAAGCATATGCTCTTCTTAAAGCTGATGCTGATAAAATACTAAAATTGATTAAGGTCCAAATGGATAATTTAACTATGCCTCAATGTCCATTGTATGAGGAAGTTTTAGATACACAAATGTTTGGATTATCACGGGAAATAGATTTTGCTGTCCGACTTGGTCTTGTTGAAGAATTGGATGGAAAAGAATTACTTGATAAGTTAGAGCGAGAATTATCTGCACTTCATGAGTCTTCTGTAAGAAAATAG
- a CDS encoding FtsW/RodA/SpoVE family cell cycle protein, producing the protein MFKKIIKSYDYTLLIAICMLCFFGLVMVYSSSMVFAASHPKINNPEFFYDRQKLSMIIGFLGLLAAMIFPYKAYASSKLLSLIVFGSIGMLLLVAAFGATANNAQSWLKLGTRGIQPSEFTKLSVIIYLAAVYAKKQSYINDLNRAVLPPILFTVGICVFVAIQPDIGTAFIISLIAGTIIVCSGMGIKNIIKLLFFALTLVGILTPLILLKRESIFTTERISRFQGYLDPFLHQGDAGYQLINSYVAMGSGGITGLGLGQSIQKFGYLPEAHTDFIMAVIAEELGLFGVLFVIFLLAFIIFKGLLLARKCTDPFGSLLAIGISSMLAIQTFINLGGLTGLIPITGVTLPFISYGGSSIILLLLCMGILLNVSMFVNYEKNYKKETVPQTVNEPKFKNNRYSY; encoded by the coding sequence ATGTTTAAAAAAATTATAAAATCTTATGATTATACCTTACTAATAGCTATTTGTATGCTTTGTTTTTTTGGTTTAGTTATGGTGTATAGTTCGAGCATGGTATTTGCTGCTTCCCATCCTAAGATTAATAATCCTGAGTTTTTCTACGACAGACAAAAACTATCGATGATAATTGGTTTTTTAGGTCTTCTAGCAGCGATGATTTTTCCATATAAGGCCTATGCTAGTTCAAAACTATTATCTTTAATCGTCTTTGGTTCTATAGGAATGCTATTATTAGTTGCTGCATTTGGAGCAACTGCAAACAATGCCCAAAGTTGGTTGAAGCTTGGAACTAGGGGAATTCAGCCTTCTGAATTCACAAAACTTAGTGTAATCATTTATTTAGCGGCAGTATATGCTAAAAAACAATCATACATAAACGATTTAAATAGAGCTGTACTCCCTCCAATTTTATTTACAGTAGGTATATGTGTTTTCGTGGCAATTCAGCCTGATATAGGAACGGCTTTTATTATTAGTTTGATCGCTGGCACGATAATCGTGTGCTCAGGAATGGGCATTAAAAACATAATAAAACTATTATTTTTTGCCCTTACACTTGTAGGTATCTTGACTCCGTTAATCTTGCTGAAAAGAGAGTCTATCTTTACTACAGAGAGAATATCTAGATTTCAGGGCTATTTAGATCCATTCCTTCATCAAGGGGATGCAGGTTACCAATTGATAAATTCCTATGTTGCAATGGGTTCAGGAGGAATTACAGGTTTAGGGTTGGGGCAAAGCATTCAAAAGTTTGGTTATTTACCTGAAGCTCATACTGATTTTATAATGGCTGTTATTGCAGAAGAGTTAGGTTTATTTGGAGTTCTATTCGTCATCTTTTTATTGGCATTTATTATTTTTAAAGGATTACTGCTTGCTAGGAAGTGTACAGATCCATTTGGTAGTTTACTAGCCATCGGAATCTCTTCTATGTTAGCCATTCAAACGTTTATTAATCTTGGAGGTTTAACTGGTCTAATCCCAATCACAGGTGTTACATTACCGTTTATTAGTTATGGTGGATCCTCCATAATCTTACTGTTGCTTTGTATGGGAATTCTTTTAAATGTATCAATGTTTGTAAACTATGAGAAGAATTATAAAAAAGAAACTGTCCCTCAAACGGTAAATGAACCAAAATTCAAAAACAATCGTTATTCTTATTAA
- the pyc gene encoding pyruvate carboxylase has translation MGNRIQKVLVANRGEIAIRVFRACTELNIRTVAIYSKEDAGAYHRYKADEAYLIGEGKKPIDAYLDIEGIIEIAKKNKVDAIHPGYGFLSENINFAKRCEEEGITFIGPKSSHLDMFGDKVKARKQAQLANIPVIPGSDGPVSKLEDVVRFGEQVGYPIIIKASLGGGGRGMRIVRSQSSVKESYERAKSEAKAAFGNDEVYVEKLIENPKHIEVQILGDADGNIIHLYERDCSVQRRHQKVVEIAPSVSLSEELRQKICESAVSLMKNVQYINAGTVEYLVSGEEFYFIEVNPRIQVEHTITEMITGIDIVQSQIKIAEGHSLHSKEVSIPLQSDITTHGYAIQSRVTTEDPLNNFMPDTGKITVYRSGGGFGVRLDAGNGFQGAVITPYYDSLLVKLSTHALTFEQAAAKMIRNLKEFRIRGIKTNIPFLENVIKHEKFMNGEYNTSFIDSSPELFIFPESKDRGTKMLSYIGTVTVNGFPGVEQRKKPVFAKPRIPNIQYSEPIPSGTKQILDQNGADGLVSWVKDQNKVLLTDTTFRDAHQSLLATRIRTNDLAKIAEPTARMLPELFSLEMWGGATFDVAYRFLKEDPWDRLLTLREQAPNVLFQMLLRASNAVGYKNYPDNVIKEFVDNSASAGIDVFRIFDSLNWIKGMMPAIEAVRDSGKIVEATICYTGDISDSSRTKYNLHYYKELAKELEKSGAHILGIKDMAGLLKPESSYTLISALKETVNIPIHLHTHDTSGNGIMTYARAIEAGVDIVDVAISSMAGLTSQPSMNTLYYALEGTKRKPDVNIKALEQLSHYWEDVRKYYIDFESGMNSPHTEVYMHEMPGGQYSNLQQQAKAVGLSDRWDEVKEMYRRVNDMFGDIVKVTPSSKVVGDMALYMVQNNLSEDDIYNRGETLDYPDSVVELFEGYLGQPHGGFPKELQRIILKGKEPITVRPGELLEPVDFTKQKEHLFHTLGRQVTSFEIISHALYPKVFMDYHKTFDLYGDISMLDTPTFLYGMRLGEEIEVEIEKGKTLIVKLVSIGEPQADGMRIVYFELNGQPREVLVKDENIKVTAVVKQKANRDNPEHIGASMPGTVIKVLVNKGEKVSKGDHLMITEAMKMETTVQAPFAGTVKDIYVANGESIKTGDLLIEVTK, from the coding sequence ATGGGAAATCGCATCCAGAAAGTATTAGTTGCCAATCGTGGAGAAATTGCAATTCGTGTTTTTCGAGCTTGCACTGAATTAAATATTCGTACAGTTGCTATTTATTCTAAGGAAGATGCCGGTGCCTATCATCGATATAAAGCTGATGAAGCTTATTTGATTGGTGAGGGAAAAAAACCAATTGATGCTTATTTAGATATTGAAGGAATCATTGAAATTGCTAAAAAGAATAAGGTCGATGCAATTCACCCAGGCTATGGATTTTTGTCAGAGAATATAAACTTTGCAAAGAGATGTGAAGAAGAGGGGATTACGTTTATAGGCCCTAAATCCTCGCATCTAGATATGTTTGGGGATAAGGTAAAAGCAAGAAAACAGGCGCAGTTAGCCAATATTCCTGTTATACCTGGAAGTGATGGGCCTGTATCAAAGTTAGAGGATGTTGTTAGGTTTGGAGAACAAGTAGGTTATCCGATTATTATCAAAGCCTCACTAGGTGGTGGTGGCCGTGGTATGAGGATTGTTCGTAGTCAATCTAGCGTTAAAGAATCTTATGAACGAGCTAAATCAGAAGCAAAAGCTGCTTTTGGAAATGACGAAGTTTATGTTGAAAAATTAATAGAGAATCCAAAGCACATTGAAGTACAGATCTTAGGAGATGCTGATGGAAATATTATTCATCTGTATGAAAGAGATTGCTCGGTTCAGAGACGTCATCAGAAAGTAGTAGAAATTGCACCAAGCGTTTCGTTGTCGGAAGAGCTACGCCAAAAAATATGTGAATCAGCTGTTTCATTAATGAAAAATGTACAATACATAAATGCAGGTACTGTAGAGTATTTAGTTTCTGGAGAAGAATTTTACTTTATAGAAGTAAACCCAAGAATCCAAGTTGAACACACCATAACAGAAATGATTACTGGGATAGACATTGTTCAATCGCAAATTAAGATTGCGGAAGGTCATTCTCTTCACAGTAAAGAGGTTAGTATTCCTCTTCAATCTGATATAACAACTCATGGTTATGCCATTCAGTCAAGGGTGACAACAGAGGACCCATTAAATAACTTCATGCCGGATACTGGTAAGATTACCGTGTATCGTTCGGGTGGTGGGTTTGGTGTAAGATTAGATGCAGGAAATGGTTTCCAAGGTGCAGTGATTACACCGTATTATGATTCATTATTAGTTAAGCTTTCCACTCATGCCTTAACATTTGAACAAGCTGCAGCTAAAATGATCAGAAATTTGAAAGAGTTCAGAATACGAGGAATCAAAACGAATATTCCATTTTTAGAGAATGTTATTAAACATGAAAAGTTTATGAACGGAGAGTACAATACTTCTTTTATTGATTCATCTCCTGAACTTTTTATCTTCCCAGAGAGTAAAGACCGTGGGACAAAAATGCTATCTTATATCGGAACTGTTACGGTTAATGGCTTTCCAGGAGTTGAGCAGAGGAAAAAGCCTGTTTTTGCTAAACCGAGAATACCTAACATTCAATATTCGGAACCAATTCCTAGTGGAACAAAGCAAATCCTTGATCAAAATGGAGCAGATGGTCTAGTGTCGTGGGTTAAGGATCAAAATAAAGTTCTCTTAACAGATACCACTTTCCGTGATGCACATCAATCTTTATTAGCAACACGTATTAGAACGAATGACCTTGCAAAAATTGCAGAGCCAACGGCAAGAATGCTACCAGAACTATTTTCTTTAGAAATGTGGGGTGGAGCGACATTTGATGTAGCTTACCGCTTTTTAAAAGAAGATCCTTGGGATAGATTATTAACATTGCGTGAGCAAGCACCGAATGTCTTATTCCAAATGCTACTTAGAGCTTCAAACGCAGTTGGTTATAAAAATTATCCTGATAATGTAATAAAGGAGTTTGTCGATAACTCTGCTTCTGCAGGTATTGATGTCTTTAGAATATTTGATAGCTTAAACTGGATTAAAGGAATGATGCCTGCAATCGAGGCAGTACGAGATAGCGGGAAAATCGTAGAAGCAACCATATGCTATACAGGTGATATAAGCGATTCATCAAGAACTAAATATAACCTACATTATTATAAAGAGCTTGCAAAGGAACTAGAAAAATCCGGAGCTCATATTCTAGGAATAAAGGATATGGCAGGTCTATTAAAGCCAGAATCTTCTTATACCCTTATTTCAGCTTTGAAGGAAACGGTAAATATTCCTATCCACCTTCATACCCATGATACGAGTGGGAACGGTATTATGACTTATGCAAGGGCAATTGAAGCAGGTGTAGACATTGTAGATGTAGCTATAAGCTCAATGGCTGGACTTACTTCACAGCCTAGTATGAATACACTATATTATGCTCTAGAGGGTACAAAGCGTAAGCCAGACGTTAATATTAAAGCTTTGGAACAGCTTTCTCACTATTGGGAAGATGTTAGAAAGTATTATATTGACTTTGAGAGTGGTATGAACTCTCCTCATACTGAGGTCTACATGCATGAAATGCCAGGAGGTCAGTATAGTAATTTACAGCAGCAGGCTAAAGCAGTAGGACTAAGTGACCGTTGGGATGAGGTTAAAGAAATGTACCGACGTGTAAATGATATGTTCGGTGACATTGTAAAGGTAACTCCATCTTCAAAAGTCGTAGGGGATATGGCTTTATACATGGTTCAAAATAATTTGAGCGAAGACGATATATACAATAGAGGAGAGACGTTAGATTATCCGGACTCCGTAGTTGAGTTATTTGAAGGATATTTAGGTCAGCCTCACGGTGGCTTCCCTAAAGAATTACAACGTATTATCTTAAAGGGGAAAGAGCCTATAACAGTACGTCCAGGAGAGCTGTTAGAACCTGTAGATTTTACTAAGCAAAAAGAACATCTTTTCCATACTCTTGGCCGACAAGTAACAAGTTTTGAGATAATATCCCATGCGTTATATCCAAAGGTATTCATGGACTACCACAAAACTTTTGATTTGTACGGAGATATCTCAATGCTTGATACACCGACCTTTTTATATGGAATGAGACTTGGGGAAGAGATTGAGGTAGAAATTGAAAAAGGAAAAACTCTAATTGTTAAGTTAGTCTCTATAGGAGAGCCACAGGCAGACGGAATGAGAATAGTGTATTTCGAGCTAAATGGTCAGCCGAGGGAAGTTCTTGTAAAGGATGAAAATATCAAAGTAACGGCTGTAGTGAAACAAAAGGCAAATAGAGATAACCCTGAACACATTGGTGCATCAATGCCAGGAACAGTTATAAAAGTGTTAGTAAATAAAGGTGAAAAGGTCAGCAAGGGTGACCATCTAATGATTACAGAAGCAATGAAGATGGAAACTACTGTACAGGCACCATTTGCAGGAACTGTTAAAGACATTTATGTTGCAAATGGAGAATCTATTAAAACAGGGGATTTATTAATAGAAGTAACTAAATAA
- a CDS encoding heme A synthase yields the protein MHRMLKWFAVLTTLGMLFVLIGGALVTKTESGEGCGDSWPLCHGEFVPSNITPELLIELSHRLVSGSVGIMVLILSIWAWKAIGHIRETKFLALISFFFLVLQALIGAAAVMWGQSDAVLALHFGISLISFASVLLLTLLIFEVDKKFNAESLIINAKMKFHIVGIILYSYVVVYSGAYVRHKGASLACPDWPVCNYNQLGFPTQTHEWVQMGHRFAAGLIFIWIFIAMLRAIKYHKHQSVIYWGWIIAFTLVSLQVLSGAIVVLTRLNLFVALAHALIIACLFGVLSYLLLLTSRSKKNELSLKNSKTDKFNIS from the coding sequence TTGCATCGAATGCTGAAATGGTTCGCAGTATTAACTACACTTGGTATGTTATTCGTTCTTATTGGTGGGGCATTAGTAACGAAAACTGAGTCAGGAGAAGGTTGCGGTGATTCCTGGCCTTTGTGTCACGGGGAATTTGTCCCAAGTAACATTACTCCTGAATTATTAATTGAATTAAGCCACCGTCTTGTTTCTGGATCCGTTGGGATCATGGTATTAATCCTATCGATTTGGGCATGGAAAGCAATTGGGCATATTCGAGAAACCAAATTTCTAGCTCTTATATCCTTTTTCTTCTTAGTATTACAGGCATTAATTGGTGCTGCTGCTGTAATGTGGGGTCAGTCTGACGCCGTATTAGCCTTACATTTTGGAATTTCCTTAATTTCGTTTGCGTCTGTTTTACTATTAACCCTATTAATATTTGAAGTTGATAAGAAGTTTAATGCTGAGTCACTTATTATTAATGCAAAAATGAAATTCCATATTGTTGGTATTATTTTATATAGCTATGTTGTTGTATATTCTGGTGCTTATGTTCGACATAAAGGGGCAAGCCTAGCATGTCCTGATTGGCCGGTTTGTAATTACAACCAACTCGGATTTCCGACTCAGACCCATGAGTGGGTTCAAATGGGTCATCGTTTTGCAGCAGGATTAATCTTCATATGGATTTTTATCGCAATGCTCCGTGCTATTAAATATCATAAACATCAAAGTGTTATTTACTGGGGCTGGATAATTGCATTTACTCTTGTTAGTTTACAGGTACTTTCTGGTGCAATAGTAGTGTTAACAAGACTTAACCTTTTTGTTGCATTAGCACACGCTTTAATCATTGCATGTTTATTTGGGGTATTAAGTTATCTACTCCTGTTAACATCTAGAAGTAAAAAGAACGAATTATCTCTTAAGAATTCAAAAACAGATAAGTTTAATATTAGTTAA